The following proteins come from a genomic window of Mycobacteriales bacterium:
- a CDS encoding MFS transporter — translation MRLSEVAGRRWALSTVCAVLFLTMLDSTIVSVTLPSLRSDLQVGVSGLQWVVSAYVLVFAALMLTGGTLGDLYGRRRLMAVGVVLFVAGSALSALAPSLDVVYAGRVLQGVGAAASEPGTLSVLRQLYPDQRERARAIGIWAGVSGLALALGPVLGGLLVAAGSWRTVFWFNVGFGVVALLAALRFVPESADPAGRAIDLPGQVSGAAALGLLTFGLIRGQSAGFASPRILGLFAAALVAAAVFGLIERRAASPVLQLGLFRNRTYSAANLVAFAVNFGVFAIFLFLSLFLQLVRDASALGTAARFVPMTAAMIVAAPLTGRWVARIGPRWPLTVGLVVATAGMLATDAVLTRHADLTALAFVLPVLGVGLGMVLAPVTSAVMAGAPRARSGMAAATTNASRQIGAVVGVTVLGAVVNAELTGSLHQRLVGLRLPADIQAFALHAVTSGQTAIPTSLLGHPGAVHDIDVALSAGRDAFLAGLHVALLTAAGVLLAAALVALVGVRNQPAAD, via the coding sequence ATGCGCCTGAGCGAGGTCGCGGGCCGGCGCTGGGCGTTGAGCACGGTCTGCGCGGTGCTGTTCCTCACCATGCTGGACAGCACGATCGTGTCGGTGACGCTGCCCAGCCTGCGCTCAGACCTCCAGGTCGGGGTGTCCGGGCTCCAGTGGGTGGTCAGCGCCTACGTGCTCGTCTTCGCCGCGCTGATGCTCACCGGGGGCACGCTCGGCGACCTCTACGGGCGCCGCCGGCTGATGGCCGTCGGGGTGGTGCTGTTCGTCGCCGGCTCGGCGCTGTCCGCGCTGGCGCCCTCCCTCGACGTCGTCTACGCCGGCCGGGTGCTCCAGGGGGTGGGCGCCGCGGCCAGCGAGCCGGGCACCCTGTCGGTGCTGCGCCAGCTCTACCCCGACCAGCGGGAGCGGGCCCGGGCGATCGGGATCTGGGCCGGTGTCTCCGGGCTGGCCCTGGCGCTCGGCCCGGTCCTCGGCGGGCTGCTCGTGGCCGCGGGCAGCTGGCGCACGGTGTTCTGGTTCAACGTCGGGTTCGGTGTCGTCGCGCTGCTCGCGGCGCTGCGCTTCGTGCCGGAGAGCGCGGACCCGGCCGGGCGGGCGATCGACCTGCCCGGCCAGGTCAGCGGTGCGGCCGCGCTCGGGCTGCTCACCTTCGGTCTGATCCGCGGGCAGAGCGCGGGCTTCGCCAGCCCGCGGATCCTGGGGCTGTTCGCCGCCGCGTTGGTGGCCGCGGCGGTGTTCGGGCTGATCGAACGCCGGGCGGCGAGCCCGGTGCTTCAACTCGGCCTGTTCCGCAACCGGACCTACAGCGCGGCAAACCTGGTCGCGTTCGCGGTGAACTTCGGGGTTTTCGCGATCTTCCTGTTCCTCAGCCTGTTCCTCCAGCTGGTCCGCGACGCCTCCGCGCTCGGCACCGCCGCGCGCTTCGTGCCGATGACCGCCGCCATGATCGTCGCCGCGCCGCTGACCGGCCGGTGGGTCGCCCGGATCGGTCCGCGCTGGCCGCTCACCGTCGGGCTGGTCGTCGCGACGGCCGGGATGCTCGCGACCGACGCCGTGCTCACCCGCCACGCCGACCTCACCGCCCTGGCCTTCGTCCTGCCGGTGCTCGGTGTCGGGCTCGGGATGGTGCTCGCCCCGGTCACCTCCGCGGTCATGGCCGGCGCGCCCCGGGCCCGGTCCGGAATGGCCGCGGCGACGACGAACGCGAGCCGGCAGATCGGCGCGGTGGTCGGGGTCACGGTGCTCGGCGCGGTCGTCAACGCCGAGCTCACCGGCTCGCTGCATCAGCGGCTGGTGGGGCTGCGCCTGCCGGCGGACATCCAGGCTTTCGCGCTGCACGCCGTCACCTCCGGCCAGACCGCGATCCCGACCAGCCTGCTCGGCCACCCCGGAGCGGTGCACGACATCGACGTCGCGTTGAGCGCCGGCCGCGACGCCTTCCTCGCCGGCCTGCACGTCGCGCTGCTCACCGCCGCCGGGGTGCTGCTCGCCGCCGCCCTGGTCGCCCTCGTCGGGGTCCGCAACCAGCCGGCGGCAGACTGA